DNA sequence from the Deltaproteobacteria bacterium genome:
TTGGCCCTTGTCAAGCCAATTTAGAAATGTCTGGTTTTTACCAAAGTAGAAATGTCCGGTTTTCATAGTTTTGAGTCTATGGCGATTCTTTGTTCATATTGGTGTCTAGGGAACTTAAAGTTCCTCCAATAGGCATCTTTAGGAGGTATGTACATCTTTTTCGGGGTTAGCTTAGCGGGATGAGCCTTGTTTTCCTAACTTCACTTATTTTCCTCAGAATGAGGGCAAAAAAGCCTTTTGGTTTTCTGCACGGGAGATGTCAAGATCCGGGCCACAATCAAAGGTTAATTGCCAAGGGCAATGTTTTGAAAAATTCTTTTAGAACTACCCTGGAAATGACGATAAATCTTTTTAAGGTGGACTATAAACAGGCAAACTTAAAAATCTTGACAATTCCTTTGTAATTCTTATATATTTAAGTAATTAAACTGTTTTTTAGGAGAGGAAGTATGAGCGTCCGGTTGGGAGAATTGCTGGTGAGTAAAGGATTGATCACCGCCAAACAACTGGAAGATGCGTTACAAGAACAAAAAATCTCTGGAAACAAGCTGGGTTCTTCTTTAGTAAAGCTTGGTCTTATAACCGAGAAAAATCTTGTCTCTTTTTTAAGCAGGCATTACGGAGTACCCGCGATTGACCTATCCGAGGCCCAGATTGATCCTGAAGTGATCAAGATGATTCCACCCGACGTCGTTTTCAAGTACCAGGTCATTCCCATCAAGAGGATTGGTTCTACCTTGCGGGTGGCCATGAACGACCCTTCCAACATCCTGGCCATTGATGACATTAAATTTCTGACCAGTTGTCACGTAGAAGTTTTTGTTTCCACCGAAAGCGCCATTAAGGCTGCCATTGATAAGTTCTATGATTCCTCTGAATCGCTGGCGGATATCATGGATTCGATGGATGGCGCCGAGAAGATGGAGTTATTAGAGGAAAGCGATGAGGTTGACATCCGGGAATTACAGCAGGCCTCTGAGGATGCCCCCGTGATCAAACTTGTCAATCTCATTCTTAACGAGGCCATCAAACGGAAGGCAAGCGATATTCACCTCGAACCCTACGAAAAAGTTTTTCGCGTTCGTTTCCGCACCGATGGGGTACTCCAAGAATTCATGAAACCCCCTATGAAACTGAAGAATGCGATCATCTCCCGGGCAAAAATCATGGCCAAACTGGACATTGCCGAGCGACGTCTGCCCCAGGACGGGCGCATTAAGATGAAATTCGGCAAAGATAAGGAGATGGATTTTCGCGTTTCCGTCCTGCCGACCCTTTATGGAGAGAAAGTGGTCATGCGCTTACTCGATAAATCAAACTTGCAGTTGGACATGACCAAACTCGGTTTTGAGGAAAAACCCCTTAAAGAATTCAAAGAAGCCATCCACAAACCTTTTGGCATGGTCTTGGTTACTGGACCTACGGGAAGCGGCAAAACCACTACCCTCTATTCTGCCCTGGCCGAGCTCAATCAGATTACCGAAAATATTTCCACCGCCGAAGATCCGGTTGAATTCAACCTCATGGGAATCAACCAGGTTCAGATGCATGAAGAAATCGGTTTGACCTTTGCCAGCTCCTTGCGTTCTTTCTTGCGACAGGACCCGGATATCATTATGGTGGGGGAGATTC
Encoded proteins:
- the pilB gene encoding type IV-A pilus assembly ATPase PilB, whose product is MSVRLGELLVSKGLITAKQLEDALQEQKISGNKLGSSLVKLGLITEKNLVSFLSRHYGVPAIDLSEAQIDPEVIKMIPPDVVFKYQVIPIKRIGSTLRVAMNDPSNILAIDDIKFLTSCHVEVFVSTESAIKAAIDKFYDSSESLADIMDSMDGAEKMELLEESDEVDIRELQQASEDAPVIKLVNLILNEAIKRKASDIHLEPYEKVFRVRFRTDGVLQEFMKPPMKLKNAIISRAKIMAKLDIAERRLPQDGRIKMKFGKDKEMDFRVSVLPTLYGEKVVMRLLDKSNLQLDMTKLGFEEKPLKEFKEAIHKPFGMVLVTGPTGSGKTTTLYSALAELNQITENISTAEDPVEFNLMGINQVQMHEEIGLTFASSLRSFLRQDPDIIMVGEIRDFETAEIAIKAALTGHLVLSTLHTNDAPSTINRLLNMGIEPFLVASSVNLIAAQRLARMICEYCKQPIQVSPQMLLNLGVLPDEISGFVCYKGTGCARCSNTGYKGRIALYEIMPIREEIRELILQGASAMEIKRETMRLGMKTLRQTALTKLKDGTTTVEEVLRSTVED